Sequence from the Marinilabiliales bacterium genome:
ACGGGCCTGTGAAGGGGATCGCTGACTGTCAGCTTCTTCCATGTGCCGCCGCGGTGAAAAGATATGCAGGCGGTTGTCCCCTCTCCACCGTCGGCAACAGGGAACAGCGTTATGCCGGCATCCGGGTGCCTTTCGCTTATGCCTTCACCAAGGTACCGGGCAACCTCTTCTGCCGGAAGGCAGTCCTTGAAGGAGTCTGGAGCTATAAGGATTTTCTTTCCAGGAGTCAACATAATCAGATATTTAGTTCATAAACAGTGCGCTGGCCGAAAGTCCGCAGGATCCGGAGGTCGCTGACAGCCCCGGCCGCAGGAATGGCTGGCAAATATTTGACCGCCATCCTAAACACCGGCAGCAAGCGACAGTAAATATATTACAATCATTGTAGAGACGCCAAGAACGATGGTACCCGTTGAGTAAGTACGGTAAGCAGTGCCTACATCGAGATTTGAAAATTTCGAAACCACCCAGAAATAGCTGTCGTTGGCATGCGAAACCACCATAGAGCCGGCGCCCATAGCCAGCACCGTGAAAACAATGCCCAGGGTGCTGTCAAGTCCGAGTTGCGGCAATATCGGCACCATCAGCGATGAGGTGGTGATTACCGAAACCGTTGATGAGCCCTGCGCGGTCTTAAGCGCTGCCGCCAGTATGAACGGCAGCAGCAGCCCGGCCTCCAGGCCCAGGAGAGAGCTGCCGAGATAATCGCCTATGGGTGTGATACGAAGCATATAGCCGAACGCCCCACCGGCACCTGTTATGGCAATAATGGGCCCGGCCGATTTGATGGCCTGGCCGGTCCACTCACCAAGCACATCAGTACTCCACTTTTTAACAAGTGCGAGTGAGATAAAAACCCCGGTCAGTAGTGCGATACCCGGATCACCAAGAAAAATAAGGACCTCCTGCAGACGGCCTGTGCCAAAGGGCCTGGTATCAAGTCCCGCAAAAGAGCCAAGTCCGATCAGTATTATCGGTATCGCTATCGGGGCAAACGAAACAGCCGGCGAAGGAAGTGATTTAACCCTGGAAACAATCTCCTCGAAACTCTCGCCAGATGGGGGCTCTGCATAATACCTCGAAGCAAACTTCAATGCCCAGTACAATCCCAGGAAAACAGCCGGAATGCCAGCTATAATGCCCCAGAAAATTATAAGTCCCAGATCCCCCCCAAGGACACCTGCCGCAGCAGTTGGGCCGGGGTGAGGGGGAATGAGGCAGTGAATTACGTATAGCGGGCCTGCAAGGGCAAATGCCATTACCGTCATCGATGTCTTCGAAATCCGCGCAAGCGCGTTGTTCAGGGGACTTAGCACTACAAAA
This genomic interval carries:
- a CDS encoding GntP family permease is translated as MAEGPVLLLILLLSVVFIVLMTSRFRVHPFLVLLLAAIGVGIATSLPMPEIIAALKSGFGNTLGSIGIVIIAGTIIGVILEKTGASLSMANMILRLVGKERSPLAISIAGYIVGIPIFCDSGFVVLSPLNNALARISKTSMTVMAFALAGPLYVIHCLIPPHPGPTAAAGVLGGDLGLIIFWGIIAGIPAVFLGLYWALKFASRYYAEPPSGESFEEIVSRVKSLPSPAVSFAPIAIPIILIGLGSFAGLDTRPFGTGRLQEVLIFLGDPGIALLTGVFISLALVKKWSTDVLGEWTGQAIKSAGPIIAITGAGGAFGYMLRITPIGDYLGSSLLGLEAGLLLPFILAAALKTAQGSSTVSVITTSSLMVPILPQLGLDSTLGIVFTVLAMGAGSMVVSHANDSYFWVVSKFSNLDVGTAYRTYSTGTIVLGVSTMIVIYLLSLAAGV